A window of the Lactuca sativa cultivar Salinas chromosome 5, Lsat_Salinas_v11, whole genome shotgun sequence genome harbors these coding sequences:
- the LOC111878722 gene encoding uncharacterized protein LOC111878722 has protein sequence MSLMKSLGASAVVNVPAAAVTTTQLHHGTHSFPFLSLPQHLPKLNTTTSISWKTTTPVRTAVAAINSSDTVEKETESKKEYHFVVANAKFMLDEEEHFQEQLFERVRLFKERNMEQDFWLVIEPKFLDKFPNITKRLKRPAVALVSTNGTWIKFMKLRLDRVLLDSFEAESMEEALASNPCNIEFEKPSNWVAPYPKYESGWWESLLPPIPQTQQA, from the exons ATGAGTCTGATGAAATCTCTGGGTGCTTCGGCGGTGGTGAACGTCCCCGCCGCCGCCGTCACCACCACCCAACTTCATCACGGTACACATTCCTTCCCCTTTCTATCACTGCCACAACATTTGCCCAAACTAAACACCACCACCAGTATCAGCTGGAAAACAACTACCCCCGTCAGGACAGCTGTCGCCGCCATCAATTCTTCCGACACCGTCGAAAAG GAAACAGAGAGTAAAAAGGAATACCATTTTGTGGTTGCGAATGCAAAATTCATGTTGGATGAAGAAGAACACTTTCAAGAGCAGTTGTTTGAAAGAGTCCGCCTTTTCAAAGAGAGAAATATGGAGCAGGATTTTTGGCTTGTGATTGAACCCAAGTTTTTAGACAAGTTCCCCAACATTACCAAGAGACTTAAGAGACCTGCAGTTGCTTTGGTTTCCACCAATGGTACATGGATCAA GTTCATGAAGTTGAGACTGGATCGAGTTTTGTTAGATAGCTTTGAAGCAGAGAGTATGGAAGAAGCATTGGCATCAAATCCTTGTAATATAGAGTTTGAGAAACCAAGTAATTGGGTCGCTCCATACCCAAAGTATGAGTCTGGTTGGTGGGAATCCTTGTTGCCTCCAATCCCTCAGACACAACAAGCATGA
- the LOC111878736 gene encoding sister chromatid cohesion protein SCC4 isoform X2 codes for MDGVAEGLWELADLHEKNGEIAKSVKCLEAICQSTVSFLPVIEVKTRLRIATMLLKHSHNVNYAKSHLERSQLLLKSIPSCFELKCRAFSLLSQCYHLVGAVSSQKQLLNKGLELTAEFGEGFSGKLWSCNFNSQLANALIIEGDYQGSVSTLEQGYVCATDMYYPELQMFFATSVLHVHLMQWDDGSLVEAAVSRCNDIWESIDADKKQQCLGLFFYNELLHIFYLLRICDYKNAGQHVDKLDAAMKTDLQKMQQARELTKELTIVNEGLSQSDLPHRDRAKLSARRSQLEEEISNSIGSSFNGQEGLEPAYFGNVKRELGDKLELAPPPIDGEWLPKSAIYSLVDLMFVVFSRPKGLFKECGKRIQSGLKTIRAELVKYGIADGTTEVDLQHSAIWMAGVYLMILMQFLENKIAMELTRSEFGVAQEALLEMKGWFNRYPTILQACESIIEMLRGQYAHCVACYDEAAFHFVEAAKLTESKSAQAICHIYASVSYICIGDPDSYAKALELIGPVYKVIDSFVGVREKTAALFAYGFLLMRQENLQEARVRLASGLQTTHTTLGNLQLVSQYLTVLGHLALALHDTGQAREILRSGLTLAKKLYDIPTQIWVLSNLTALYEQVGEKANETENREYEKKKADELEKRLANAHASAHHPQLIEKAKFQVQRLNEVDIKRAIAGPSMKVDLDIPESVGLSSPAPAPSSRRLMDVDIGRRVTRRGG; via the exons ATGGATGGAGTAGCTGAAGGACTGTGGGAATTAGCGGATTTGCACGAGAAAAATGGCGAAATTGCGAAATCAGTCAAGTGTCTTGAAGCCATTTGTCAAAGCACTGTATCGTTTCTTCCCGTTATCGAAGTCAAAACTCGTCTTAGAATCGCTACTATGCTCCTCAAGCACTCCCACAACGTTAATTATGCCAAATCTCACCTTGAACGATCC CAACTACTCCTAAAGTCAATCCCCTCATGCTTTGAGTTGAAGTGCAGAGCTTTTAGCTTACTGAGCCAGTGTTACCATCTTGTTGGAGCTGTCTCTTCTCAAAAACAACTACTAAACAAGGGACTAGAACTTACTGCAGAGTTTGGAGAGGG GTTTTCTGGGAAGTTATGGTCATGCAACTTCAATTCACAACTTGCAAATGCTCTCATCATTGAAGGAGATTATCAGGGTTCTGTATCTACACTGGAGCAAGGTTATGTTTGTGCAACTGATATGTACTATCCGGAGTTGCAG ATGTTTTTTGCAACTTCAGTTTTGCATGTACACCTCATGCAATGGGATGATGGAAGCTTAGTTGAAGCTGCTGTGAGTAGATGCAATGATATTTGGGAATCTATCGATGCAGACAAA AAACAACAATGCCTTGGTTTATTTTTTTACAATGAGTTGCTTCACATATTCTATCTACTCCGAATATGTGACTACAAGAATGCGGGTCAACATGTTGATAAATTAGATGCTGCCATGAAGACTGACTTACAGAAAATGCAGCAAGCTCGTGAGCTTACAAAAGAACTGACTATAGTAAATGAAGGTCTTTCACAATCTGATCTACCCCATAGAGATAGGGCTAAACTCAGCGCAAGAAGAAGTCAACTTGAAGAAGAAATCAGTAATTCTATTGGATCAAGTTTCAATGGTCAAGAGGGTTTAGAACCTGCATACTTTGGGAATGTGAAAAGAGAATTAGGAGACAAGCTTGAGTTGGCACCTCCTCCTATTGATGGGGAGTGGCTACCTAAAAGTGCTATATATTCGCTTGTTGATCTTATGTTTGTTGTTTTTAGTCGCCCAAAGGGACTCTTTAAGGAGTGTGGAAAGAGAATTCAATCTGGACTAAAGACTATCCGAG CTGAACTGGTGAAATATGGAATAGCTGATGGCACAACAG AAGTGGACTTACAGCACTCAGCCATTTGGATGGCTGGTGTGTACTTGATGATCTTAATGCAATTTCTTGAGAATAAAATAGCCATGGAACTCACTCGTTCAGAATTCGGTGTAGCACAagag GCATTATTGGAGATGAAGGGTTGGTTTAACCGGTATCCCACAATCTTGCAAGCTTGTGAAAGCATAATTGAAATGCTGAGAGGACAATACGCCCATTGTGTCGCCTGTTATGATGAAGCTGCTTTTCATTTTGTTGAGGCTGCAAAG CTGACCGAGAGCAAATCAGCACAAGCCATCTGTCATATTTATGCATCCGTGTCTTACATATGCATCGGTGATCCTGATTCTTATGCAAAG GCATTAGAGTTGATTGGACCAGTTTACAAAGTAATTGATTCTTTTGTTGGTGTACGGGAGAAAACTGCAGCTCTTTTTGCATATGGGTTCTTATTAATGAGGCAGGAAAATCTACAAGAAGCACG TGTTCGATTGGCAAGTGGGTTGCAGACAACACACACAACTCTTGGGAATCTACAACTGGTGTCACAGTATCTGACTGTGCTTGGACATCTGGCACTAGCCCTTCATGACACGGGTCAAGCGAGAGAGATCTTGAGGTCGGGCCTTACTTTGGCAAAAAAGCTTTATGATATTCCAACTCAGATATGGGTCCTATCAAATCTCACTG CATTGTATGAGCAAGTAGGTGAAAAGGCGAATGAAACAGAGAATCGTGAATACGAGAAGAAAAAAGCAGATGAGCTGGAAAAAAGACTTGCTAACGCGCATGCGTCCGCTCATCATCCTCAACTT ATTGAGAAAGCAAAATTCCAAGTGCAAAGACTAAATGAAGTTGATATAAAGCGAGCGATTGCGGGGCCATCCATGAAAGTTGATCTTGACATTCCGGAATCGGTTGGATTGTCATCACCCGCTCCAGCGCCTTCATCGCGGCGCCTCATGGATGTAGATATTGGTAGACGCGTCACCAGAAGAGGCGGCTAG
- the LOC111878736 gene encoding sister chromatid cohesion protein SCC4 isoform X1: MDGVAEGLWELADLHEKNGEIAKSVKCLEAICQSTVSFLPVIEVKTRLRIATMLLKHSHNVNYAKSHLERSQLLLKSIPSCFELKCRAFSLLSQCYHLVGAVSSQKQLLNKGLELTAEFGEGFSGKLWSCNFNSQLANALIIEGDYQGSVSTLEQGYVCATDMYYPELQMFFATSVLHVHLMQWDDGSLVEAAVSRCNDIWESIDADKKQQCLGLFFYNELLHIFYLLRICDYKNAGQHVDKLDAAMKTDLQKMQQARELTKELTIVNEGLSQSDLPHRDRAKLSARRSQLEEEISNSIGSSFNGQEGLEPAYFGNVKRELGDKLELAPPPIDGEWLPKSAIYSLVDLMFVVFSRPKGLFKECGKRIQSGLKTIRAELVKYGIADGTTAEVDLQHSAIWMAGVYLMILMQFLENKIAMELTRSEFGVAQEALLEMKGWFNRYPTILQACESIIEMLRGQYAHCVACYDEAAFHFVEAAKLTESKSAQAICHIYASVSYICIGDPDSYAKALELIGPVYKVIDSFVGVREKTAALFAYGFLLMRQENLQEARVRLASGLQTTHTTLGNLQLVSQYLTVLGHLALALHDTGQAREILRSGLTLAKKLYDIPTQIWVLSNLTALYEQVGEKANETENREYEKKKADELEKRLANAHASAHHPQLIEKAKFQVQRLNEVDIKRAIAGPSMKVDLDIPESVGLSSPAPAPSSRRLMDVDIGRRVTRRGG, translated from the exons ATGGATGGAGTAGCTGAAGGACTGTGGGAATTAGCGGATTTGCACGAGAAAAATGGCGAAATTGCGAAATCAGTCAAGTGTCTTGAAGCCATTTGTCAAAGCACTGTATCGTTTCTTCCCGTTATCGAAGTCAAAACTCGTCTTAGAATCGCTACTATGCTCCTCAAGCACTCCCACAACGTTAATTATGCCAAATCTCACCTTGAACGATCC CAACTACTCCTAAAGTCAATCCCCTCATGCTTTGAGTTGAAGTGCAGAGCTTTTAGCTTACTGAGCCAGTGTTACCATCTTGTTGGAGCTGTCTCTTCTCAAAAACAACTACTAAACAAGGGACTAGAACTTACTGCAGAGTTTGGAGAGGG GTTTTCTGGGAAGTTATGGTCATGCAACTTCAATTCACAACTTGCAAATGCTCTCATCATTGAAGGAGATTATCAGGGTTCTGTATCTACACTGGAGCAAGGTTATGTTTGTGCAACTGATATGTACTATCCGGAGTTGCAG ATGTTTTTTGCAACTTCAGTTTTGCATGTACACCTCATGCAATGGGATGATGGAAGCTTAGTTGAAGCTGCTGTGAGTAGATGCAATGATATTTGGGAATCTATCGATGCAGACAAA AAACAACAATGCCTTGGTTTATTTTTTTACAATGAGTTGCTTCACATATTCTATCTACTCCGAATATGTGACTACAAGAATGCGGGTCAACATGTTGATAAATTAGATGCTGCCATGAAGACTGACTTACAGAAAATGCAGCAAGCTCGTGAGCTTACAAAAGAACTGACTATAGTAAATGAAGGTCTTTCACAATCTGATCTACCCCATAGAGATAGGGCTAAACTCAGCGCAAGAAGAAGTCAACTTGAAGAAGAAATCAGTAATTCTATTGGATCAAGTTTCAATGGTCAAGAGGGTTTAGAACCTGCATACTTTGGGAATGTGAAAAGAGAATTAGGAGACAAGCTTGAGTTGGCACCTCCTCCTATTGATGGGGAGTGGCTACCTAAAAGTGCTATATATTCGCTTGTTGATCTTATGTTTGTTGTTTTTAGTCGCCCAAAGGGACTCTTTAAGGAGTGTGGAAAGAGAATTCAATCTGGACTAAAGACTATCCGAG CTGAACTGGTGAAATATGGAATAGCTGATGGCACAACAG CAGAAGTGGACTTACAGCACTCAGCCATTTGGATGGCTGGTGTGTACTTGATGATCTTAATGCAATTTCTTGAGAATAAAATAGCCATGGAACTCACTCGTTCAGAATTCGGTGTAGCACAagag GCATTATTGGAGATGAAGGGTTGGTTTAACCGGTATCCCACAATCTTGCAAGCTTGTGAAAGCATAATTGAAATGCTGAGAGGACAATACGCCCATTGTGTCGCCTGTTATGATGAAGCTGCTTTTCATTTTGTTGAGGCTGCAAAG CTGACCGAGAGCAAATCAGCACAAGCCATCTGTCATATTTATGCATCCGTGTCTTACATATGCATCGGTGATCCTGATTCTTATGCAAAG GCATTAGAGTTGATTGGACCAGTTTACAAAGTAATTGATTCTTTTGTTGGTGTACGGGAGAAAACTGCAGCTCTTTTTGCATATGGGTTCTTATTAATGAGGCAGGAAAATCTACAAGAAGCACG TGTTCGATTGGCAAGTGGGTTGCAGACAACACACACAACTCTTGGGAATCTACAACTGGTGTCACAGTATCTGACTGTGCTTGGACATCTGGCACTAGCCCTTCATGACACGGGTCAAGCGAGAGAGATCTTGAGGTCGGGCCTTACTTTGGCAAAAAAGCTTTATGATATTCCAACTCAGATATGGGTCCTATCAAATCTCACTG CATTGTATGAGCAAGTAGGTGAAAAGGCGAATGAAACAGAGAATCGTGAATACGAGAAGAAAAAAGCAGATGAGCTGGAAAAAAGACTTGCTAACGCGCATGCGTCCGCTCATCATCCTCAACTT ATTGAGAAAGCAAAATTCCAAGTGCAAAGACTAAATGAAGTTGATATAAAGCGAGCGATTGCGGGGCCATCCATGAAAGTTGATCTTGACATTCCGGAATCGGTTGGATTGTCATCACCCGCTCCAGCGCCTTCATCGCGGCGCCTCATGGATGTAGATATTGGTAGACGCGTCACCAGAAGAGGCGGCTAG